TCGGGATTTTGGGATGCGGAATCCGTTTTTTTCTTCATATAATAGTTCAGGCTCTTTTACCTGAACAGGCTGCTCAGAGTGATACTGTTGAAACTGCTGCTGACAAGTTTCATTTCGTTTTTGATTGGAATGATAAAAATATGGAGATTTGCTAATTCCTAGATAAAATCGAACAGGCTGCCCACAACATAGGCAAATAACTTCTTCTTTTAAACAAGACTCATAGATTCGTTGATAATCTTCTCGAGGTAATTGAAGCAAGGAGATTGTAACTTCTTTCAACTTTGCAGAATTCATAGTGACCCTCCTCCCATAAAATAGGATGCTAAATCGTATGTATTTATAAAATAATAAAAAACAAACTTTCATAAGCGACAAAGTCTATCTTAACAGAATGACAACCGAACGAAAAGGTAAAAATACATGGTTTAACTTAACAAAGATAAGGGAATTTATGTAAGGGAGAGGTGACGAAGATGGGTTATATTTTACCAATTCAGCAAGATACATACACACAATACGCAAATCGATCAATCTCTGTACAACAACATTATTCACAAATCTTACCAACATCTGCTATTAAGCTGAATCAAAATAATGCACAAGAAAATTCACAACAGCAGCAGAAATTTGCAGATATCTTAGAAGAAAAATTGAAGAAAAATAAATATTCATCTTCATTTACAGGAAAAGGTAAGCTCTTTAACGAATATGTGTAAAAAAACGTTTAAGAGGTAAAAAATGAATTTTATTCAACTTAACAATAGTTGTTACTATTTTCAAGGTGCAGTTAATATTGGGTATTTACGCAATGGAGAAAACGGCTTACTAATTGATGCCGGAATTGACAAACAAACGATGAAAAAGGTGTTAAAAAGATTACAGGGCGACAATTTACCTGTAACTCATCTATTTGTTACACATGCTCATGCTGACCACTACGGTGGGGCAGAGCATTTACAATCTACTGTAGACGTTTATACGTACGCACCGAAACTCGAAGCGGCTATGCTTAGACATCCAATTATTGAACCACTCTATCTTTTTCAAGGAAATAAGCCATTGCCTGAAATGAGAAATAAATTTTTAGAAGGTAAGCCAATAAGGGTTGATGAAGAAATTGAGCAAGCAACCTATCCTTTTGGCGACATCTTTTTTCAATGCTATTCCTTGCCAGGGCACAGCATCAATCAGCATGGCTTACTTATTGATAAAATCCTATACGCTGCTGATGCTTATTTTGCAGAAGAGCAGTTACATAAACATAAAATCCCATTCATTATTGATGCAAAAGATACATTGGAATCTCTTCACAAACTTAAAAAAATAGATTGTGTTGGAGCTGTTCCTGGACATGGATTGTTTGAAGAGGATTTTGTCAAAACAGTCGATGTGAACATTTCTTATCATCTTAAGTTAATGAATTCCATAAAGAGTGTTATACAAGAGGATGAAGCTGGTATTTATCATGATGAATTAGTAGCCGACATTTGTACAAAGTGGGATATAGGAGACCTAAATATTCCTTCATGGATGCTGTTTCGTACAGCAGTTACAGCTTATGTTACCATGCTTGTACAAGATAATACGGCTGAACTTCTAATTCATAATCACCGGTTAATGATACGAGAGAACAAGAAAAACTCCCACTAATTTAGTAGTGGGAGTTTGTTTTCTATTTAGAAGGATTGAACATGTAAACCAGAACCCTCGAGCCACTCAGCATATAAAACTTCTTCTGTTCTGAATATGTTTTGCTGTTTTAACTGTTGCTCCAGCCAATTGTAATTAAAGCCTGCTTCAACTAAATTTTGTTTAATCACTTTTCCATCACTTATGATGGTAATGGGGATATATACTTTTTGCAGATTCACCTGGAGATCAGGTTTCGTTGGGTTCTCATATTCTGCCTTTTTTAGAATACTGACCGTACCATCTGTTTCTAGAACAGCATATTCTAGTTCTCTTATTGAGAAAACGCCTTTTGCCCGAATCAAGTGTTGCAGCTGGTTGATATCTAGTTTACATTTCTTTAAGCTTTCTCTTAATATTTTGCCTTCTTGAATAATAATCGTTGGTTTTCCTTCAAGAAGTCCACGCGATTTACTCCACTTTTGCGTAATCAATTCCAGAATGAAAATTAATAATCCCCATATAACGACTGCATAAATAATCCGTGAGATTCCAACTTCATCATCAAAAATGGCATTTCCAACAAGTTCACCAAGTACAAGTGCAGAGATAAAGTCAAACGTTGTAATTTGGGTAATTTGTGTTTTACCTAATATTTTTGTAATGATGAAAAGTGCAATAAAGCCAAAAACTAACTCAATTGTAATTTGTCCAAACTCCATGCTAGATACCCCCGTTCACGATCCATATGATTAGGATTATCGTACATGTCGTTTTTATACAAAATCAATGAGATAGTATGTGATTAAAATAAAATAGTGAGTTTTTGTTAACACTATTGGATAATAATTACTCTATTAAAGGGGGTACACAGATGTCTCACGATTCAACTAAGCTTACCTCAACAGAGATTGCTTCTCTTTGGACATCCTATATGAATGACACAATGGTGGCAACGATGTTAACACATATGCTTCAGTACATAGAAGATCCTGAAATAAAAGCAGGGGTAGAGCATGCATATAATATGGCTGTGAAAAATATTCATTTTCTAAAAGAACTGTTTCAACAAGAACAATTTGCCACACCGAATGGCTTTACTGAGGATGATGTTAATACTAGCGCACCTCGTTTGTATTCTGATACATTTTCTTTAACATATGTAAATCATATGGCTAAAGTTGGGATGCTCGCTTACGGTGGATTTTTATCAATGAGTGTTCGATCAGATGTAAGGGAATTCTTTACGAATGCAATAAATGAAACAGCGACATTATATAACTCTACTCTCGAAACAGCTGTTTCAAAAGGATTCTTTGTAAGAGCCCCTTATATTGGCGTTCCGGAAGAAACAGACTATGTGGATACAAAAAAATATTTAAGCGGGTTAAATCCATTTACCGGTAAACGACCTTTAAATGCAATTGAAATTTCTCATCTATATATGAATATTCAAACAAACTCTATTGGAGCTAAACTTTGCTTGAGCTTTGGTCAAACCTCCCAAAGTAAAGAAATACAAGAGTATATGCTACGAGGAAGCGAAATTTCCAAAAAGCATGTGAAGCTCTTTACAGAGGCATTAGCTGAAAGTGACTTGATTGCACCTGGCTCTCCTGATGTATGTGTTAGCTATTCCACAACCCAAACATACTCAGATAAAATCATGATGTTTCATATGTCTTTACTTAGTGCGGCAGGAACAGGGAACTATGCTACTGCCGCGGCCGCAAGTCAGAGAACAGATTTAGCTGTGAATTATGAAAGATTGTCTGCTGAAATTGCTCAATTTGCAAAAAGTGGAGCAGATATTATGATCAAAAATAACTGGTTGGAGCAGCCGCCAGGGTTAAAGGATCGGGAGAAATTGGTGAAGAAAGAAGGAATGAGCTAATCTTCTGATTTTGTTTTAAAGAGTAAAAACACAGAGAATTTTTTATGTAGTTCATTTTTTTTTCATAGGCGGAGAAATTCCGGTTAAGTTAGATAGTAGGTGCTTAAAATCCGATATAAGCGGAAATATTCCGGTTAACTTCTCTATATTTAACTAAATCCAAAGATTATGTTCATATAAGCGGAAAAACTGCCCTTATTTTGTGGGGAATGTTGGTATTTTCCAATTTAAGCGGAATTTTTACGTTTATTTATCATGTTGTTTAGCGAAAGCACAACTATAGAGTGCAAAATAATGTAAAAAAATGCTTGGAAACACAATGTTCCAAGCATTTTTTTTTACTATTAAGTGTGATAGTACGGTTATTTCTAATTTGATACTTCAAAACCGAATCCAATAAGAATTTCTCTCTGTGGGTCTTCCTATTGCTGTTTAATCATCGTTACATGAGGAATACCTGCATCCATAAATTCATCTGATACAACCTCATAGCCTAACTTTTCGTAAAATGGTATCGCATGTGTTTGCGCGTTCAGTTTAAATTTATTAACTCCTTGTTCTGACGCAATGTTTTCTAATTTAGATACAATTTTACGGCCTGCACCAGTTCCACGAGTTGTTGATAGCACACAAATTCTTTCAATTTTACCTAAACCATCAAGCACACGTACTCGACCTGCACCTGCTGGCTTTTCTTGATCATCATATAAAACAACATGTGTTGCTTCATCTTCATACTGATCAATTTCCTCTTCTTCAGGGACGTTTTGTTCATCTACGAACACAATTTTTCTTACTGTGAATGCATCTTCTAGTTCATCTCTTGTTGCTACTTGTTTTATTTCCAATTATTCGCTTTCCTTTCCGAGTAAAAATGTTTCATGAACAGTCCAAGAACCGTTCTCTAGTTGATATAAAAGGTGGAAGCGGTCAATAACTTCCTCGTGGTGAATATCGAGCATTTTAATGCTGCCGAGAACATCTGAGTGTTCATCATCTGAAAGATTTTGTCCAAGTGTAATATGAGGGACAAAAGCATATTCAGGCTGACTGCTTAAGGAACCTGTATGTAAATTTTCATGAAGAGCTTGTAGCTCATCAGTTGGATCTACTTTTAAATAAATCACGTTGTTTACAGGTGAAAAAGAGCTAACCTTTTTAATTGAGATTTTGATTGGTTCACTTGTTTCAGCTACTTTACGAAGTTCCTTCGCGATAACCTTTATTTCATCGTCTTCTGCTTCAAAAGCCGTTTTTAATGTAACATGTGGTGGCACTAATGCGTAGTGAGTATCGTACCGTTTGCGATAAGAATTCACTAAGTCCTGCAATTTTTTTGATGGAAAAAGGGCGATTCCGTATTTCATGATATTCCCTCCTAAACTGTTCATTATAGTTTTAGTATAGCAAATTTTTAAAAATAAACATATGTACGATGTTATTCAAACATAAGTTTAAAAATTGGTGTTAAAGCCGGTTGCCAATACTTCCAAGTATGATCTCCATCAAACTCTTCATACGTATATGAAAAACCCTTTTCAGACATCAATTGGGACAGCTGTCGATTTGGAGTAAGAAAGTCTTGAATGATACCATCAGTAGTCTTTACCTCTGTTTCTTTCTTGCCAATTTGATGATAAATCATCGGTTTGGAGGAAGAATCAAACTCTTTAACAGCATTCATGACATCTTCATTTACAAGAGGTGATTGGAGTATGAGCTTTCCGAAAGTATTAGGATACGATAAGCCTGTTAATAAGGAAACAGTTGCTCCTAAGGAATCACCAATTAACGCACGACCAAAGCCGATTTGGTATGTTGGAAATTCGAAATCGAGATATGGTACTAATTCATGCGCAAGAAAACGCACATACTGCTTAAACTTACTACCATTCGGATGGTATTTTTCTTTTCTGTCATGAACATCTTTATAAGGAATGCCAATAACAATAACATCTTCTATTTCTTCATCTTTAACTAAAGCCTCGACCTGTCTACCAACACGACCGAGTTTAAAGTAATCTTGACCATCTTGTGCAATCAATAAACTATACTTATATAATGGAGAAAAATTCTCTGGAAGATAAATTAGCAATGTTAATTCTTCCTGAAGTGCTTCTGAATAAAAGGAGTGCTCCTTAATAATACCTGTTTGTTTACTCATGGTTACCCCTCCTAAAACATGAATGAAACCCCTTTTATTTTAACACGCAACAATTCATTCATCCTTAAAAAAGCATATTTATTATGTTTTCCGAGAAAAAAATGTTTAAAAATGTCGGACAAGGGTATTTTCCAAGTAAGACCTATTAATAAAAGTGAGAGGAGAATCACAAATGAAAAAATCAAGCAAAGTGGTTTTATCCGGTGTTGCACTATCCACAATAGGGGTTACATCTTATTTATTAAAGGAAGAAAAAAGAAAGAACAAATTCATCTCTTCCATGCAAATGATGAAGAATAAAGCCATTAATTCTATAAATAAAGACAAGCAGGTTATGGAGAAATCTGGACACCCGGATCCACATGATATTGAAGATAATACGATGGTAGCTGAAGGTTCTATGTATGCTGTTAATTATTATGATGAAAAGAAAAAATAACGTGAACAAGGCCGACTTACATGTCGGTCTTTTTTATTTTGGTGAGAATTAGGGAAATACTAATTTTACCATTGACTTATTTCCTAAACCTACTATAATAAGTAAATCCGATAAAACAGATATGAATTAAGAAAAGTAGGTGATATCAGTGTTTTTATCTATAAATAATGTTAATAAACAATTCAAAAACCGTGATAACAAAGAAGAAACAGTTTTAACAAATATAGATTTACAAGTGAAAGAAGGAGAATTTGTTTCGATCCTAGGTCCTTCAGGATGTGGAAAATCAACTTTGCTTTCCATCGTTGCAGGCTTAACACAGGCAACTTCTGGTGAGCTTATTCTACAAGGGAAACAACTAAAAGGACCTGGTAAAGAACGTGGCATGGTATTTCAGCAAGCTGCATTATTTCCATGGTTAACTGTTGAAGAAAATGTAATGTTTCCTCTTCGCAAGGAGCTTTCCAAGAAAGAAGCACAGAAAAGAGCTCATAAATTTTTATCTCTTGTGCAATTAAGTCCATATGCCAAGCATTCTCCGCATGAGCTTTCAGGCGGGATGCAGCAGCGTGTCTCCATTGCGAGAGCATTAGCGATGGATCCAGCTCTATTATTAATGGATGAGCCATTCGGTGCGCTTGATGAGCAAACACGTTCAAGACTTCATGAAGTGTTAGAAGAAGTATTTTTAGAGACGAAAAAAACGATTCTTTTCGTTACACATAGTATTCATGAAGCATTAAAGCTTTCTGATAGAATTGTCGTCATGGGAACACAGCCAGGACGAATTGTTGATATTATCGAGCTTGACTTTCCTAGACCACGTGAGCAAGCACGTGAAGAGCTAATAGCTTATGAAGAACGAATTAAAAAATTACTAAAATCAGAAATTGATAAAGTAATAGAAAAGGAGCAGCAATATGCAGCCAGTCGTTAAACGAATCCTTTTTTACGTTATTCTTTTAACTGTATGGCAGGTAACGGTAAAACTTATTGATGTTTCCGTAGCAATATTCCCTGCCCCTACAGATGTTTTCAAATCATTGTATACAGGCTTTTTAGATTTAACACTTGTCTATGACTTAGTCGCAAGCTTTAAAAGACTTGCAATTGGATTAGTCATTGCATTAATCTTAGGACTTATTTTAGGAGTAGCTTTAGCTAAATCTAAAACACTTGATGAAACATTAGGTTCATTAATTATCGCTTTACAGTCTGTACCAAGTATTGTTTGGTTACCTTTAGCGATCATGTGGTTCGGGTTAAATGAAGCAGCTGTTACGTTTATTGTCGTTTTAGGTGCAACACTTGTGATGACGATTAACATGAGAACAGGGATTAAAAATGTGCCACCACTTTATATAAAAGCAGCACAAACGATGGATTATAAAGGCTTGAGCCTGTTCTGGAAGGTCATGATTCCAGCATCTATCCCTTATGTTGTAACAGGAATAAGACTTGCTTGGGCATTTGCATGGAGAGCATTAATGGCCGGTGAATTATTAAGTACAGGTCCTGGTCTTGGATATAAATTAAAATTTGCATCAGATTTTGGTGATATGAGCTTAGTACTCGCCATTATGATCATGATTATGGTCATTGGTGTTATTGTCGATTTACTCTTTTTCCAACGTATTGAGAAAAACGTAATGAAAAAATGGGGATTAGATAGTTGAGGATTTTTTTAATAAAAGCAATTGGTATGTCACCAATTGCTTCAAATCTCACCTCTGACTTCTGACTTCAAGCGTAAAATAAGGTATCAAAGTAAAAGGTTATTTTTAACTTACAATCATTATTCAAAATGGAGGTTACATCATGAAAAAAGGACTTTTATTTGCAATTATTTCAATTTTATTAGTAGGTGTCCTTGCAGCTTGTGGAACTGGTGAATCATCAAATACAAGCGGTAGCGGGAGCACAGAAGAGGTTGTGATTGGATATTTCCCAAACATTGACCACGTACCAGCTATGATTTCTAGAGAAAAAGGTTATTATGAAGAAGCTCTTGGAGAAAACGTAAAAGTAACATACAAAACGTTCCCTGACGGAGCAGCGTTTATGACGGCTTTAAAAACAGGTGAAATACAAGCAGGACTAGTAGGACCAGGTCCAGTTATGAACAACTATGCAAATGGAGCAGACGTGAAAATTATTGCAGGTGCATCTTCAGGTGGTACTGTTGTTGTTGCATCAGCAAAAAGTGGTGTTCAATCAGTTGAGGATGTTTCAGGTAAAACGTTCATCACACCTGGTGTAGGTTGCACACATGATGTTCAAATGGAAACATTTCTTAAAGATTTAGGAATTACATCAGCACGTATTGGTGGAACTCTTAAACATGTAACTGGTAACCCAGCTCAATACGGTGCAATGTTCGAATCAGGTAAAGTAGATCTTGCTGCTGTTCCAGAGCCGTGGGCATCACAATTAGTAAATGACGGTGCAAAAGTAATCGTTGATACAGATGAAATCTCATATGGTACAACATTACCTAACACAGTGTTAGTAACAAGTGGAAAACTAATTGAAGAAAATAAAGAGCTAGTAGCTAATATCGTAAAAGCACATGAGCAAGGCGTTAACTTTATTAACGAAAATCCAGAAGAAGCACGTGATATTGCAATTAAAGCTATCAAAGACATCACAGATCAAGAATTAGACCCAGCGATCGTTGACAGCGCGTGGGAGCGTGTAACATACACTACAGAAGTAAACGCAGATGTTGTTCAAGAATTTGCAAATTCTTCTTATGAATTAAAATTCCTAAAGGAAAAACCAGAATTCAGTGATCTAATCGACACTTCATTCTTAACGAAGTAGGAATCTACCGTGAAAAAAATACTATCAATTGTAATTGCTGTTCTAGCGTTGGTAGGCTGTTCTCAGTCTATCAACCTGGAAGAGCATTTTTCATTAAATGGAACTGTAGAGCCACTGGAAGCCGTGAATCAAAACGGAGAAGCTGTAAGAATGTCTGACTACGAAGACAAAGTTTGGATAGCTACGTTTATTTTTACAAATTGTGATACTGTCTGCTCGCCAATGACTGCTCACATTGCTACACTTCAAGAGCAGTTAAAAGATGAAAAAGCAGAAGCAGAGTTAGTTTCCTTCAGTATTGATCCAGAACATGATACACCTGAAGTGTTAAAAAAGTTTGGAAATCAATTCGGTGCTGATTATGAAACTTGGAACTTTCTAACAGGCTATGATCAAGCAGAAATTGAATCTTTTTCTAATATAAGTTTCTTAGCTCCTGCTGCAAAACTTGAAGGCTCAACTCAATATGTGCACAGTACCTCGATCTTTCTTATGAAAGGTAGTCAAATCCTTGAGCAATACGATGGAGTATCTGACGTACCATTCGAAAAAATTATCGAAGATATCAAACTATTACAATAATTCTATTGCATTCTCCACTTGAATAAGGTACAGTAATAAAAAGTTAAACATTTTAAAAATTTCATATATTTCTTATCAAGAGAGGCAGAGGGACTGGCCCTATGAAGCCTCAGCAACCGGTTCATAACGAGTGAAGATCTGGTGGTTGATGATAGATAAACTCTAAGTAAGTTTTTTACAGCACCGACAGGAAATGAAAAATGAATGGAACAAAGCGCCCTTGTTTGTTACAGGCATTTTTCATTTTCTGTCGAGGCTTGCAGAGCAAGCCGCAAGCACTTGCGTGCTGTGAAAAACTACACAACACTAATTATATGAGTTTACTTATTTAACAACACCATACCAAGACTTCTGCGAGTGCCAAGGTGCTAAATCCAGCAAGCCACACCAGCTTTATGCTTGAGAGATAAGAAGAAGCGCACTTTAACGACACAGTCTTCTTCTTAACGGGGAAGACTTTTTATTTTGCTTTTTTAAGACATGTACACTTTCTCTCATGTACATAATCATTAAATTTATATCTTAGGAGTGACAAACATGAGTAAACGTATCGAAACAAAATTAGCACAAATCGGCAACCGCAGTGAAAATGTAACAGGTACAGTTAACCCGCCAATTTATTTATCAACAGCCTATCGTCACGCAGGTATCGGTGAATCAACTGGATTTGATTATATCCGAACAGGAAACCCTACAAGACTATTAGTCGAAAAAGCGATTGCAGACCTTGAGCATGGCGACCGCGGCTTTGCCTTCAGCTCAGGAATGGCTGCCATCCAAACAATCATGGCCCTCTTCCAAAGTGGAGACGAACTGATCGTTTCTTCGGACCTTTACGGTGGAACATACCGTCTTTTTGAAAGAGAATGGAGAAAATACGGATTATCATTTCAATATGATGATTTCACAAATCCAGCTGAAACGGAAAAATTGATCAATGAAAACACAAAAGCTCTATTCATTGAAACGCCAACAAATCCATTAATGCAGGAAGCGGATATTAAAGAGCTAGTAGGAGTTGCGAAAAAGCATAACATACTCGTGATTGTTGATAACACTTTCTATACACCAGTTCTTCAAACGCCAATCTTAGATGGAGCGGACATTGTCATCCATAGTGCAACAAAATACTTAGGAGGGCACAACGATGTTCTTGCAGGCTTAGTTGTTACGAAGGGGCAGGAACTAAGTGAAGAATTCTTCCAACACCAAAACGCAATTGGTGCTGTTTTATCACCATTTGATTCTTGGTTGTTAATGAGAGGGATGAAAACTTTATCACTTCGTATGAGACAGCATCAGGAAAATGCTCAAAAGGTAGCGGCATTTTTAGAAGAGCATTCTGATGTACTTGATGTCTTATATCCAGGAAAAGGTGGAATGCTTTCATTCCGTTTACAAGATGAAGAATGGATTAATCCGTTTTTGAAAAATCTTAACACGATTTGCTTCGCAGAAAGCTTAGGTGGCATCGAAAGCTTCATCACGTACCCAGCAACACAAACACATATGGATATTCCAGAAGATATTCGAATCGCAAATGGTGTCTGTAATAAGCTGCTACGTTTTTCAGTTGGTGTTGAGCATGCAGAAGATATTATTGAGGATCTAACACAGGCATTTAAAGCAATGAAAGGAGTGGAAGCAGTTGAGCAATCATGATTGGTCATTTCAAACAAAGCTACTTCATAACGAGTCAAAGGTGGACCGCGGCACAGGATCGGTAAGTGTGCCGATTCACCATTCCTCTACTTTTCATCAATTTGATATCGATGAATTTGGGAAATATGATTATGCACGTTCAGGCAACCCTACGCGAGAAGCATTGGAGAGTGCCATTGCAGAATTAGAAGGCGGATCACGTGGATTGGCGTTCTCCTCTGGTATGGCAGCTATTTCTACCGCGTTTTTGCTGTTATCACAAGGAGATCATGTACTTGTAACAGAGGACGTGTATGGGGGGACTTTTCGTATTATCACAGATGTATTAACTCGATTTGGAATTGAGCATACATTTGTAGATATGACAGATCTTCATCAGGTTGCGTCTGAA
This genomic stretch from Metabacillus sp. B2-18 harbors:
- a CDS encoding MBL fold metallo-hydrolase, which translates into the protein MNFIQLNNSCYYFQGAVNIGYLRNGENGLLIDAGIDKQTMKKVLKRLQGDNLPVTHLFVTHAHADHYGGAEHLQSTVDVYTYAPKLEAAMLRHPIIEPLYLFQGNKPLPEMRNKFLEGKPIRVDEEIEQATYPFGDIFFQCYSLPGHSINQHGLLIDKILYAADAYFAEEQLHKHKIPFIIDAKDTLESLHKLKKIDCVGAVPGHGLFEEDFVKTVDVNISYHLKLMNSIKSVIQEDEAGIYHDELVADICTKWDIGDLNIPSWMLFRTAVTAYVTMLVQDNTAELLIHNHRLMIRENKKNSH
- a CDS encoding YetF domain-containing protein, with amino-acid sequence MEFGQITIELVFGFIALFIITKILGKTQITQITTFDFISALVLGELVGNAIFDDEVGISRIIYAVVIWGLLIFILELITQKWSKSRGLLEGKPTIIIQEGKILRESLKKCKLDINQLQHLIRAKGVFSIRELEYAVLETDGTVSILKKAEYENPTKPDLQVNLQKVYIPITIISDGKVIKQNLVEAGFNYNWLEQQLKQQNIFRTEEVLYAEWLEGSGLHVQSF
- a CDS encoding DUF3231 family protein; amino-acid sequence: MSHDSTKLTSTEIASLWTSYMNDTMVATMLTHMLQYIEDPEIKAGVEHAYNMAVKNIHFLKELFQQEQFATPNGFTEDDVNTSAPRLYSDTFSLTYVNHMAKVGMLAYGGFLSMSVRSDVREFFTNAINETATLYNSTLETAVSKGFFVRAPYIGVPEETDYVDTKKYLSGLNPFTGKRPLNAIEISHLYMNIQTNSIGAKLCLSFGQTSQSKEIQEYMLRGSEISKKHVKLFTEALAESDLIAPGSPDVCVSYSTTQTYSDKIMMFHMSLLSAAGTGNYATAAAASQRTDLAVNYERLSAEIAQFAKSGADIMIKNNWLEQPPGLKDREKLVKKEGMS
- a CDS encoding GNAT family N-acetyltransferase yields the protein MEIKQVATRDELEDAFTVRKIVFVDEQNVPEEEEIDQYEDEATHVVLYDDQEKPAGAGRVRVLDGLGKIERICVLSTTRGTGAGRKIVSKLENIASEQGVNKFKLNAQTHAIPFYEKLGYEVVSDEFMDAGIPHVTMIKQQ
- a CDS encoding YjcG family protein, with the protein product MKYGIALFPSKKLQDLVNSYRKRYDTHYALVPPHVTLKTAFEAEDDEIKVIAKELRKVAETSEPIKISIKKVSSFSPVNNVIYLKVDPTDELQALHENLHTGSLSSQPEYAFVPHITLGQNLSDDEHSDVLGSIKMLDIHHEEVIDRFHLLYQLENGSWTVHETFLLGKESE
- a CDS encoding esterase family protein, which produces MSKQTGIIKEHSFYSEALQEELTLLIYLPENFSPLYKYSLLIAQDGQDYFKLGRVGRQVEALVKDEEIEDVIVIGIPYKDVHDRKEKYHPNGSKFKQYVRFLAHELVPYLDFEFPTYQIGFGRALIGDSLGATVSLLTGLSYPNTFGKLILQSPLVNEDVMNAVKEFDSSSKPMIYHQIGKKETEVKTTDGIIQDFLTPNRQLSQLMSEKGFSYTYEEFDGDHTWKYWQPALTPIFKLMFE
- a CDS encoding ABC transporter ATP-binding protein; this translates as MFLSINNVNKQFKNRDNKEETVLTNIDLQVKEGEFVSILGPSGCGKSTLLSIVAGLTQATSGELILQGKQLKGPGKERGMVFQQAALFPWLTVEENVMFPLRKELSKKEAQKRAHKFLSLVQLSPYAKHSPHELSGGMQQRVSIARALAMDPALLLMDEPFGALDEQTRSRLHEVLEEVFLETKKTILFVTHSIHEALKLSDRIVVMGTQPGRIVDIIELDFPRPREQAREELIAYEERIKKLLKSEIDKVIEKEQQYAASR
- a CDS encoding ABC transporter permease, yielding MQPVVKRILFYVILLTVWQVTVKLIDVSVAIFPAPTDVFKSLYTGFLDLTLVYDLVASFKRLAIGLVIALILGLILGVALAKSKTLDETLGSLIIALQSVPSIVWLPLAIMWFGLNEAAVTFIVVLGATLVMTINMRTGIKNVPPLYIKAAQTMDYKGLSLFWKVMIPASIPYVVTGIRLAWAFAWRALMAGELLSTGPGLGYKLKFASDFGDMSLVLAIMIMIMVIGVIVDLLFFQRIEKNVMKKWGLDS
- a CDS encoding aliphatic sulfonate ABC transporter substrate-binding protein, giving the protein MKKGLLFAIISILLVGVLAACGTGESSNTSGSGSTEEVVIGYFPNIDHVPAMISREKGYYEEALGENVKVTYKTFPDGAAFMTALKTGEIQAGLVGPGPVMNNYANGADVKIIAGASSGGTVVVASAKSGVQSVEDVSGKTFITPGVGCTHDVQMETFLKDLGITSARIGGTLKHVTGNPAQYGAMFESGKVDLAAVPEPWASQLVNDGAKVIVDTDEISYGTTLPNTVLVTSGKLIEENKELVANIVKAHEQGVNFINENPEEARDIAIKAIKDITDQELDPAIVDSAWERVTYTTEVNADVVQEFANSSYELKFLKEKPEFSDLIDTSFLTK
- a CDS encoding SCO family protein; this encodes MKKILSIVIAVLALVGCSQSINLEEHFSLNGTVEPLEAVNQNGEAVRMSDYEDKVWIATFIFTNCDTVCSPMTAHIATLQEQLKDEKAEAELVSFSIDPEHDTPEVLKKFGNQFGADYETWNFLTGYDQAEIESFSNISFLAPAAKLEGSTQYVHSTSIFLMKGSQILEQYDGVSDVPFEKIIEDIKLLQ
- a CDS encoding methionine biosynthesis PLP-dependent protein, producing the protein MSKRIETKLAQIGNRSENVTGTVNPPIYLSTAYRHAGIGESTGFDYIRTGNPTRLLVEKAIADLEHGDRGFAFSSGMAAIQTIMALFQSGDELIVSSDLYGGTYRLFEREWRKYGLSFQYDDFTNPAETEKLINENTKALFIETPTNPLMQEADIKELVGVAKKHNILVIVDNTFYTPVLQTPILDGADIVIHSATKYLGGHNDVLAGLVVTKGQELSEEFFQHQNAIGAVLSPFDSWLLMRGMKTLSLRMRQHQENAQKVAAFLEEHSDVLDVLYPGKGGMLSFRLQDEEWINPFLKNLNTICFAESLGGIESFITYPATQTHMDIPEDIRIANGVCNKLLRFSVGVEHAEDIIEDLTQAFKAMKGVEAVEQS